The Coffea arabica cultivar ET-39 chromosome 3c, Coffea Arabica ET-39 HiFi, whole genome shotgun sequence genome contains a region encoding:
- the LOC113734348 gene encoding uncharacterized protein isoform X2, which yields MSTSWHKYELVDGSDDPEDIPLVAVNEKPVHRRICKCHPSVLDELGEKGKLQVSHPRFGPFYREDESEVSGKKEAWDKVLEKSGDKNRTIENYLFATRRVEKRARASYADAGGVVRNLTESQFRWMMIEDGCFFLQLALFILGASSQQLGYPDNHIIFGKKKKKEDVNRWIEAMFFVGNQVPLVVLNEFMKQSFFQKILNQVNRETPSQLPKRILYELLVLPAREHVTNQTVTSPKPRGEEQQPTDLLHALHSFMLDPGRSLSNVNPDEADTGDVDLGDSGGVHGTKDLTLSASELNKKGIRFRKVKEVGCTEISFTDYFIFARLYLPVFTIGDDTELVFKSLKHYEESQQQGKSKREVRSYLQFMNDLICTYEDVKLLAKKGIIKADNPYHKEKLPTILSNLAGQDKHTTPNLHLLRIQLRDYNIAPWERAFGE from the exons ATGTCTACTTCTTGGCACAAATACGAACTGGTGGACGGCTCAGATGACCCTGAAGACATCCCATTAGTCGCGGTCAATGAGAAGCCTGTTCATAGGAGGATATGCAAGTGTCACCCTTCAGTCCTTGATGAACTTGGAGAAAAGGGAAAGCTCCAAGTGTCGCACCCCAGATTTGGCCCATTTTACCGTGAAGACGAATCCGAGGTCAGTGGAAAGAAGGAAGCGTGGGATAAAGTACTGGAAAAATCTGGAGACAAGAACAGAACCATAGAAAATTACTTGTTTGCAACGAGAAGGGTAGAGAAAAGAGCCAGAGCTAGTTATGCTGATGCTGGGGGAGTCGTGCGTAACTTGACAGAGTCTCAGTTCCGGTGGATGATGATTGAAGATGGTTGCTTCTTCCTCCAGTTGGCATTATTCATCCTCGGAGCTTCTTCCCAGCAACTGGGTTATCCCGATAATCACATTATCTTtggcaaaaaaaagaagaaagaggatGTCAACAGGTGGATTGAGGCGATGTTCTTTGTTGGAAATCAAGTCCCACTTGTGGTGCTCAATGAATTTATGAAGCAGAGTTTTTTCCAGAAAATACTAAATCAAGTGAACAGGGAAACCCCATCACAACTGCCCAAGCGGATCTTGTATGAGTTGCTTGTTCTGCCTGCTCGAGAACATGTTACCAATCAAACTGTTACATCACCAAAGCCCCGGGGTGAAGAGCAGCAGCCTACTGACTTGCTTCATGCGCTCCACTCATTCATGCTTGATCCAGGACGAAGTTTAAGCAATGTCAACCCCGATGAAGCTGATACAGGCGATGTTGATTTGGGGGACAGCGGGGGAGTCCATGGGACCAAGGACTTGACTCTTAGCGCCTCCGAGTTGAATAAGAAGGGAATCCGTTTTAGGAAAGTGAAAGAGGTGGGCTGTACAGAGATAAGTTTTACAGACTACTTCATCTTTGCTCGTCTTTACTTGCCGGTATTCACGATTGGTGATGATACAGAACTAGTTTTCAAAAGCCTGAAGCATTACGAGGAGAGTCAACAACAGGGCAAGAGCAAACGCGAGGTGAGATCTTATCTGCAGTTCATGAATGATCTCATTTGTACCTATGAAGATGTCAAGCTGTTAGCAAAAAAAGGAATCATCAAAGCAGACAACCCCTACCATAAAGAGAAGTTGCCTACAATCTTGAGCAATCTGGCCGGCCAGGACAAGCACACCACTCCAAACCTCCACCTTTTGAGGATCCAACTGAGAGACTATAACATTGCTCCCTGGGAAAG GGCATTTGGTGAGTGA
- the LOC113734348 gene encoding uncharacterized protein isoform X1: MSTSWHKYELVDGSDDPEDIPLVAVNEKPVHRRICKCHPSVLDELGEKGKLQVSHPRFGPFYREDESEVSGKKEAWDKVLEKSGDKNRTIENYLFATRRVEKRARASYADAGGVVRNLTESQFRWMMIEDGCFFLQLALFILGASSQQLGYPDNHIIFGKKKKKEDVNRWIEAMFFVGNQVPLVVLNEFMKQSFFQKILNQVNRETPSQLPKRILYELLVLPAREHVTNQTVTSPKPRGEEQQPTDLLHALHSFMLDPGRSLSNVNPDEADTGDVDLGDSGGVHGTKDLTLSASELNKKGIRFRKVKEVGCTEISFTDYFIFARLYLPVFTIGDDTELVFKSLKHYEESQQQGKSKREVRSYLQFMNDLICTYEDVKLLAKKGIIKADNPYHKEKLPTILSNLAGQDKHTTPNLHLLRIQLRDYNIAPWESRAFGE; the protein is encoded by the exons ATGTCTACTTCTTGGCACAAATACGAACTGGTGGACGGCTCAGATGACCCTGAAGACATCCCATTAGTCGCGGTCAATGAGAAGCCTGTTCATAGGAGGATATGCAAGTGTCACCCTTCAGTCCTTGATGAACTTGGAGAAAAGGGAAAGCTCCAAGTGTCGCACCCCAGATTTGGCCCATTTTACCGTGAAGACGAATCCGAGGTCAGTGGAAAGAAGGAAGCGTGGGATAAAGTACTGGAAAAATCTGGAGACAAGAACAGAACCATAGAAAATTACTTGTTTGCAACGAGAAGGGTAGAGAAAAGAGCCAGAGCTAGTTATGCTGATGCTGGGGGAGTCGTGCGTAACTTGACAGAGTCTCAGTTCCGGTGGATGATGATTGAAGATGGTTGCTTCTTCCTCCAGTTGGCATTATTCATCCTCGGAGCTTCTTCCCAGCAACTGGGTTATCCCGATAATCACATTATCTTtggcaaaaaaaagaagaaagaggatGTCAACAGGTGGATTGAGGCGATGTTCTTTGTTGGAAATCAAGTCCCACTTGTGGTGCTCAATGAATTTATGAAGCAGAGTTTTTTCCAGAAAATACTAAATCAAGTGAACAGGGAAACCCCATCACAACTGCCCAAGCGGATCTTGTATGAGTTGCTTGTTCTGCCTGCTCGAGAACATGTTACCAATCAAACTGTTACATCACCAAAGCCCCGGGGTGAAGAGCAGCAGCCTACTGACTTGCTTCATGCGCTCCACTCATTCATGCTTGATCCAGGACGAAGTTTAAGCAATGTCAACCCCGATGAAGCTGATACAGGCGATGTTGATTTGGGGGACAGCGGGGGAGTCCATGGGACCAAGGACTTGACTCTTAGCGCCTCCGAGTTGAATAAGAAGGGAATCCGTTTTAGGAAAGTGAAAGAGGTGGGCTGTACAGAGATAAGTTTTACAGACTACTTCATCTTTGCTCGTCTTTACTTGCCGGTATTCACGATTGGTGATGATACAGAACTAGTTTTCAAAAGCCTGAAGCATTACGAGGAGAGTCAACAACAGGGCAAGAGCAAACGCGAGGTGAGATCTTATCTGCAGTTCATGAATGATCTCATTTGTACCTATGAAGATGTCAAGCTGTTAGCAAAAAAAGGAATCATCAAAGCAGACAACCCCTACCATAAAGAGAAGTTGCCTACAATCTTGAGCAATCTGGCCGGCCAGGACAAGCACACCACTCCAAACCTCCACCTTTTGAGGATCCAACTGAGAGACTATAACATTGCTCCCTGGGAAAG CAGGGCATTTGGTGAGTGA
- the LOC113734347 gene encoding probable disease resistance RPP8-like protein 2 — protein sequence MTAVASISAAVRRLQELLLDEARALGQLKPVVEGTVLPRLQESEEMLMGLPAHKIRVKGAQDDLEFGRRTRNLLSSIEDKVESYALQLGSATSSSREACCGGGGGENTAFGKLVADLKASVDGLKDCVTSYCAEQNQYPQIRKLGQKSQWLVSRANFSSGRWGDEAFGLEEEVRKLTKVLVSEETDPRVVFIVGMGGIGKTILAKKLFNHPDVRHHFKGFAWVYVGGYWSTRDILVTILDQLSSLPRKKREAMMKSEEVELAPQVFRILQRKSCLVVLDDCSDRELLDILSIAVPFAVRSASASKFILTTRNRNLSRFLDPGAVYSLRMESLNPNKSWDLFSHIWRKLKAGPIPGKLVPIAWEILARCEGLPLAIIVLASMLSTEREGERNRVLYNLLENRHQMDGFPIGFHCLQSAYYALPLRLKACFVYLGNFPNNSRIQVEKLCQLWIAEGLISAEDRASEETMMDVAAKYFGELALRSLVTLEEDEVSDLRLMSGHIQGLIRSLCIIEGREDEFFEIMSGSEPNMISKAQRCAIYFDKYYSVSNGIPSANLRSLLCLNSEQSRQGSRWPQGLFNFRKLRPLRVLDFDRVSFQDGNLPQGVGELVYLRYLSFRGCYLEDLPSYIGNLLYLQTLDLRVQKDCIMTISNVIWKLERLRHLYFPLAFQTPEHRGMLKLDSLKQLEILEGLNTSVCRAKDLIKLTNLRILAATAEGNLEDLELIIRFIGINSSHLKRASLDIKKFDCYSDERLSFIKRLFSCPVLDTLQIEGRIGKTSEIGTISGRFTEIVLNGSELDQDPMPTLENLPNLRILVLEVEAYLGKKLHCSDTGFPELRSLKLSKLYNLEEWEVDEGALQKLSTLEVSMCRRMKKLPEGLQSIITLRKLKVSMMPQQFLGRLRMKNGRGGEDRHKINSKCSIEFGNDDPWLESTNSASQQNNSFDGRTTESQASSSSRSPNLIGSFACLPETERERDVYLQ from the exons ATGACGGCCGTGGCAAGCATCTCAGCTGCCGTGAGGAGGCTTCAAGAATTGTTGCTCGACGAAGCGAGAGCTTTAGGCCAATTAAAACCGGTGGTCGAGGGCACTGTGTTGCCGAGACTGCAGGAGTCGGAGGAAATGTTGATGGGGCTACCAGCCCATAAAATAAGAGTAAAAGGAGCCCAGGATGATCTGGAATTTGGAAGAAGGACCAGAAATCTGTTGTCTTCTATTGAGGATAAGGTGGAATCGTATGCCCTCCAACTTGGATCTGCAACTAGCAGCAGTCGTGAAGCATGTtgcggtggtggtggtggtgagaATACAGCGTTTGGGAAGCTCGTAGCTGACTTGAAAGCTTCTGTTGATGGACTCAAGGATTGCGTTACATCCTACTGTGCAGAACAAAATCAATATCCACAGATTCGAAAGCTAGGACAAAAGTCCCAATGGCTCGTCTCTCGAGCAAATTTCTCTAGCGGCCGCTGGGGAGACGAAGCTTTTGGATTGGAGGAGGAAGTGCGTAAGCTGACAAAGGTTTTAGTCAGTGAAGAGACTGATCCCAGAGTCGTTTTCATAGTCGGAATGGGTGGAATCGGTAAAACAATCCTTGCCAAAAAACTGTTCAATCACCCTGACGTTCGGCATCATTTTAAGGGTTTCGCCTGGGTCTATGTCGGTGGTTACTGGAGCACCAGAGATATCTTGGTAACTATACTCGACCAACTGTCCTCCTTGCCGAGGAAGAAACGGGAGGCGATGATGAAATCCGAGGAAGTGGAGCTGGCCCCACAGGTGTTCAGAATTCTACAGCGAAAAAGTTGCCTGGTCGTTTTGGACGACTGTTCCGACCGTGAACTCTTGGATATCCTAAGCATTGCCGTCCCATTTGCGGTGAGGAGTGCTAGTGCTAGCAAATTCATTCTCACCACTCGAAACCGGAATTTAAGCAGATTTCTTGATCCAGGTGCAGTATACAGCTTGCGCATGGAATCACTGAATCCCAACAAGAGCTGGGATCTATTCTCTCATATTTGGCGCAAGCTAAAGG CGGGTCCGATCCCAGGGAAACTGGTGCCAATTGCATGGGAAATATTAGCTCGATGCGAAGGCTTACCATTGGCTATCATTGTACTGGCGAGCATGTTAAGCACTGAAAGGGAAGGTGAGCGGAATAGGGTGCTTTACAATCTTCTTGAGAACCGCCACCAGATGGATGGATTTCCCATAGGCTTTCATTGCCTACAGTCAGCTTACTACGCTTTGCCACTGCGCCTTAAGGCGTGCTTTGTTTATTTGGGAAACTTCccaaacaattcaagaatacaaGTAGAGAAGTTGTGCCAGCTTTGGATTGCTGAAGGTCTGATATCAGCTGAGGATAGGGCAAGCGAAGAAACAATGATGGATGTTGCAGCAAAATATTTCGGCGAATTGGCACTAAGGAGCTTGGTAACTCTGGAAGAAGATGAAGTGTCAGACTTAAGGCTCATGTCCGGCCACATTCAAGGCCTGATAAGAAGTCTCTGCATAATAGAGGGAAGAGAGGACGAATTTTTTGAGATCATGTCTGGCTCGGAACCAAATATGATTTCAAAAGCACAAAGATGTGCTATATATTTCGATAAATATTACAGCGTATCAAATGGTATCCCCTCTGCTAACCTTCGGTCTCTTTTATGCCTCAACTctgaacaatcaaggcaagGATCTAGGTGGCCACAGGGACTTTTTAATTTCAGAAAACTTAGACCGCTAAGGGTTTTAGATTTTGACAGAGTTAGTTTTCAGGATGGAAATCTTCCTCAAGGAGTAGGAGAGTTAGTCTACTTGAGATACCTGAGTTTTCGAGGATGTTACCTCGAGGATTTGCCATCATACATTGGCAACCTTTTGTACTTGCAAACCCTCGACCTAAGGGTTCAAAAAGATTGCATAATGACCATTTCAAATGTCATTTGGAAGCTTGAGCGATTAAGACATCTGTATTTCCCTCTAGCATTTCAAACTCCTGAACATCGTGGAATGTTGAAACTAGATAGCTTGAAACAACTAGAGATACTTGAGGGATTGAATACAAGTGTGTGCAGAGCAAAGGACCTCATAAAGCTGACAAACCTTCGGATTCTAGCAGCAACTGCAGAAGGAAACCTCGAGGACTTGGAGCTCATCATCCGCTTCATAGGCATCAACTCAAGCCACTTGAAGAGGGCATCGCTTGACATTAAAAAGTTTGATTGTTACTCTGACGAACGGCTGTCTTTCATAAAAAGATTATTCAGCTGTCCTGTTCTTGATACTCTGCAAATAGAAGGGCGCATAGGAAAAACGTCAGAAATTGGTACTATCTCTGGAAGATTTACTGAGATTGTGTTAAATGGTTCTGAACTTGATCAAGACCCTATGCCAACACTGGAGAACCTTCCCAACCTGAGGATCCTTGTCTTAGAAGTCGAGGCATACTTAGGAAAGAAATTGCATTGTTCTGATACAGGTTTTCCTGAACTCAGGAGTTTAAAGCTCTCCAAGTTGTACAACTTAGAAGAATGGGAGGTGGACGAAGGAGCATTGCAAAAGCTTTCTACTTTAGAGGTTTCCATGTGCAGGAGAATGAAAAAGCTTCCTGAGGGATTACAAAGCATCATTACTCTCAGAAAGCTGAAGGTCAGCATGATGCCACAACAATTCTTAGGCAGGCTACGAATGAAAAATGGCAGAGGAGGAGAAGATCGTCACAAAATCAACTCGAAGTGTTCAATAgaatttggaaatgatgatCCTTGGCTTGAGTCCACCAATTCAGCAAGTCAG CAAAACAATTCCTTTGATGGCAGAACCACCGAATCTCAGGCTTCAAGTTCAAGTCGTAGTCCAAACCTAATCGGAAGTTTTGCATGCTTACCAGAAACTGAAAGGGAAAGAGATGTTTACCTCCAATGA
- the LOC140038183 gene encoding uncharacterized protein, translating to MQNTCEPTNNIPRQIRIFWPEYHNGQFGQFWRFGPCYLEKELKGEVDIRQKEKKLALNFVLEKSGSTLPELLSRLQETEEEARAAYPECDLKDIDGDKFREMMAIDGCFYLLVAFSILGEGMDGFKLEFPDNHRFFGIGCVREAMEMWLSSMFFVGNQIPFVVLKQLMKLRFFQELMKKNKWKQPSGLLKRAVHMLLIIELDPKPVDLIHCLQTCLLGTRSGSDVGISIMVNDVGGDEVDDLPSAVELCRKGIAFAALEEDLGSRGIHYKHGSFNGVLYLPIFKVDRYTALMVECLHKYEIVQKARGIKPESTSFFKLLSELIRTEQDVDLFSSQGVILGGSAEALPEILSEFDDVEPCDYIRCLATTACGQQKDGKNLS from the exons ATGCAAAACACATGTGAACCAACCAATAACATACCGCGCCAAATACGCATCTTTTGGCCAGAATATCATAATGGCCAATTTGGACAGTTTTGGAGATTTGGCCCCTGTTATCTGGAAAAAGAACTGAAAGGAGAGGTGGACATCagacaaaaagagaagaagctAGCTTTGAATTTCGTACTGGAGAAGTCGGGTTCTACTCTACCAGAACTTTTGAGCAGATTACAGGAGACTGAAGAAGAAGCAAGAGCTGCTTATCCTGAGTGTGATCTAAAGGATATCGATGGAGACAAATTTAGAGAAATGATGGCAATTGATGGTTGCTTTTATCTCttggttgcattttccattctTGGAGAGGGAATGGATGGTTTCAAACTTGAGTTCCCGGATAATCATCGCTTTTTTGGGATAGGATGCGTCAGAGAAGCCATGGAGATGTGGCTTAGTTCCATGTTCTTTGTTGGTAACCAAATCCCATTTGTAGTGCTCAAGCAATTGATGAAACTTAGGTTCTTTCAGGAACTaatgaagaaaaacaaatggaagCAACCATCGGGATTGCTAAAAAGAGCTGTACACATGTTACTCATAATCGAGTTGGACCCGAAACCAGTCGATCTGATACATTGCCTCCAGACATGTTTGCTTGGAACAAGAAGTGGCTCAGATGTTGGTATCTCAATAATGGTCAATGATGTGGGCGGCGATGAAGTTGATGATTTACCTTCAGCCGTGGAACTTTGCAGAAAAGGCATTGCATTTGCAGCACTAGAGGAAGACCTGGGAAGCAGAGGGATTCATTACAAGCATGGTTCCTTCAATGGTGTTCTTTACTTGCCTATCTTCAAGGTTGACAGGTACACAGCGCTGATGGTGGAATGCCTTCACAAATATGAGATTGTTCAAAAAGCCAGAGGGATTAAACCAGAATCAACCTCCTTCTTTAAGCTTTTGAGTGAGTTAATTCGTACAGAACAAGATGTTGACCTGTTTTCCTCCCAAGGAGTCATTCTAGGCGGCAGTGCAGAGGCGTTGCCAGAAATTCTGAGCGAGTTTGATGACGTGGAACCATGTGATT ATATACGTTGCCTCGCCACCACTGCATGTGGACAGCAAAAAGACGGAAAAAATTTGTCATGA
- the LOC113734344 gene encoding uncharacterized protein, translating into MSTSWHKYELVDGSDDPEDIPLVAVNEKPVCRICKCHPSVLDELGEKGKLQVSHPRFGPFYREDESEVSGKKEAWDKVLEKSGGGNRNRTIENYLFATRRVEKRARASYADAGGVVRNLTESQFRWMMIEDGCFFLQLALFILGASSEQLGYPGNHIIFGNKKKKEDVNRWIEAMFFVGNQIPLVVLNEFMKQSFFQDILKVVNWETPSQLPKRILYELLVLPAREHVTNQTVASPKPRGEERQPTDLLHALHSFMLDPARSLSNVNLVEADTGDVDLGDIGGVHGTKDLTLSASELNKKGIRFRKVKEVGCTEISLTDYYIFARLYLPVFTVGDDTELVFKSLKHYEESQQQGKSKREVRSYLQFMNDLICTYEDVKLLAKKGIIKADNPYHKEKLPTILSNLASQDKHTTPNLHLLRIQLRDYNIAPWERFKLLAILLFILTLIQTVFAVLAYFRPPRQYQN; encoded by the coding sequence ATGTCTACTTCTTGGCACAAATACGAACTGGTAGACGGCTCAGATGACCCTGAAGACATCCCATTAGTCGCAGTCAATGAGAAGCCCGTTTGTAGGATATGCAAGTGTCACCCTTCAGTCCTTGATGAACTTGGAGAAAAGGGAAAGCTCCAAGTGTCGCACCCCAGATTTGGCCCATTTTACCGTGAAGACGAATCCGAGGTCAGTGGAAAGAAGGAAGCGTGGGATAAAGTACTGGAAAAATCTGGAGGCGGGAACAGAAACAGAACCATAGAAAATTACTTGTTTGCAACGAGAAGGGTAGAGAAAAGAGCCAGAGCTAGTTATGCTGATGCTGGGGGAGTCGTGCGTAACTTGACAGAGTCTCAGTTCCGGTGGATGATGATTGAAGATGGTTGCTTCTTCCTCCAGTTGGCATTATTCATCCTCGGAGCTTCTTCCGAGCAACTGGGTTATCCCGGCAATCACATTATCTTTGgcaacaaaaagaagaaagaggatGTCAACAGGTGGATTGAGGCGATGTTCTTTGTTGGGAATCAAATTCCACTTGTGGTGCTCAATGAATTTATGAAGCAAAGTTTTTTCCAGGATATACTAAAAGTAGTAAACTGGGAAACCCCATCACAACTGCCCAAGAGGATCTTGTATGAGTTGCTTGTTCTGCCTGCTCGAGAACATGTTACCAATCAAACTGTTGCATCACCAAAGCCACGGGGTGAAGAGCGGCAGCCTACTGACTTGCTTCATGCGCTCCACTCATTCATGCTTGATCCAGCACGAAGTTTAAGCAATGTCAACCTCGTTGAAGCTGACACAGGGGATGTTGATTTGGGGGACATCGGGGGAGTCCATGGGACCAAGGACTTGACTCTTAGCGCCTCCGAGTTGAATAAGAAGGGAATCCGTTTTAGGAAAGTGAAAGAGGTGGGCTGCACAGAGATAAGTTTGACAGACTACTACATCTTTGCTCGTCTTTACTTGCCGGTATTCACAGTTGGTGATGATACAGAACTAGTTTTCAAAAGCCTGAAGCATTACGAGGAGAGTCAACAACAGGGCAAGAGCAAACGCGAGGTGAGATCCTATCTGCAGTTCATGAACGATCTCATTTGTACCTATGAAGATGTCAAGCTGTTAGCCAAAAAAGGAATCATCAAAGCAGACAACCCCTACCATAAAGAGAAGTTGCCTACAATCTTGAGCAATCTGGCCAGCCAGGACAAGCACACCACTCCAAACCTCCACCTTTTGAGGATCCAACTGAGAGACTATAACATTGCTCCCTGGGAAAGGTTCAAACTCTTGGCTATCTTGCTTTTCATCCTCACCTTAATCCAGACAGTCTTTGCTGTGTTAGCTTACTTTAGACCCCCGCGCCAATACCAAAACTGA